The Thalassospira sp. TSL5-1 sequence GCGTGCCGCGAAAGATTTCCACATAGACCGTGGCAATCGCATAAATTGGCCGGTTGCCATAAATGCGCGCCCATGCCAAAGCCAGCCCCAATATCGCGCCAATGACCATTGCCGAGACCCACAACCCCAATGTGGTGGGCACGCCCTCAAGCACATAGGGTAAATGTTCCAGTGCAAAATCGAGCCACGCGCTCATGCGTCGCCTCCATGCTCGATCACATTCAGAAAGACACGGGTGCGGTCCTGTTGCGGGGCTTCAAACAATTGCGATGGTGGTCCCTGTTCAATGATCTTGCCGCCTTCCATAAAAATAACCTCGTCGGCGGCCTTGCGGGCAAAACCGATTTCATGGCTGACGACCAGCATCGTCATGCCTTCGGATGCCAGCTTGTTCATCACCGAAACCACTTCACCGGTCAGTTCCGGGTCCAGCGCACTGGTGGGCTCATCAAACAAAATCAGCTTGGGTTCCATTGCCAGGGCGCGCGCAATCGAGGCACGCTGTTGCTGCCCGCCGGAAAGCTCTGCGGGATAGGCATCCGCCCGGTCCGACAGCCCAACACGGTCCAGTTCCTGATAGGCAAGGTCAAGCGCGGCTTTCTTGTCAAAACCGCGTAATTTGCGCGGCCCGATGGCAACATTTTCAACCGTGCGCAGATGGGTAAACAGGTTGAAATCCTGAAAAACAAACGCGACCTTCTGGCGCATTGCATTGAGATTTTTTGCCGTCAGTTCTTCGCCTTCAACAAAAATCCGGCCCTGATCAGGCGGGGTCAGATGATTAACGCAGCGCAAAAGTGTTGATTTCCCGGTGCCCGAGGGCCCCATGATGACCTTGGATTGCCCTGGTGCCATGTCAAAGGAAACGCCCTTGAGAATCTCGACTGCGCCGTAACTTTTGTGAATATTTTCAACACGCAGCAGCATTATGCGTCTCCCCTGTGTTCAAAGCCCGGCAAAGCAAGGCGGTTTTCAAGCCGGTACAGTGCCCAGTTGCCTGCGCGATTGACGACAAAATACATCAGCGCCACCACACCAAACACGATCAGGATATTCCCCTGGGTATTCGAGATGATGTATTTGGCCTGACGGGTCAGTTCGACAACACCGATGACATAGGCAAGCGACGTTGCCTTTAATTCGCTGGAAAATT is a genomic window containing:
- a CDS encoding amino acid ABC transporter ATP-binding protein, with amino-acid sequence MLLRVENIHKSYGAVEILKGVSFDMAPGQSKVIMGPSGTGKSTLLRCVNHLTPPDQGRIFVEGEELTAKNLNAMRQKVAFVFQDFNLFTHLRTVENVAIGPRKLRGFDKKAALDLAYQELDRVGLSDRADAYPAELSGGQQQRASIARALAMEPKLILFDEPTSALDPELTGEVVSVMNKLASEGMTMLVVSHEIGFARKAADEVIFMEGGKIIEQGPPSQLFEAPQQDRTRVFLNVIEHGGDA